One stretch of Amycolatopsis sp. NBC_00345 DNA includes these proteins:
- a CDS encoding alpha-L-fucosidase codes for MRISSRRISPRRPAAAALAVAALFASGVAGAPAASAVPARPPAAQAEPLDLAFGTPATQSSTGYGGTADRAVDDGTSGVFSGNSVSHTTEEAQPWWQTDLGSVRDTQRVVVWNRTDCCAERLSDFWVLTADRPITAKTVDEARAQPGVEAQHVGSLTGPSVTLAVKRPARYVRVQLAGTGYLSLAEVQVFGRETISPSPQAQRWVKQNPFGLFLHYNMSTYDNEQWADPQAPESEFAPTGKVDPDQWAAAMKSAGMTFGVLTAKHHDGFALWDTAASTHDIAASPYRQDLVRQYVDAMHRNGLKVGLYFSIWDRHSGDSLQLVQQQLTELLTHYGTVDYLWFDGWGWQVPYSVVPYAPVRDLIHQLSPDTVVANNDHNGTLQTSDVVVYEVPVQGTPPATNTRPVDASDTLDTNSTWFHTTATGAPRPAAEITDILKKVNAGNGLYLLDAGPDLAGRIPQDYLDRLQEIGRLRKS; via the coding sequence ATGCGGATTTCTTCGAGGCGGATTTCGCCAAGACGACCGGCGGCCGCCGCGCTCGCCGTCGCCGCGCTGTTCGCGAGCGGCGTCGCGGGCGCGCCGGCGGCGTCGGCAGTCCCGGCGCGGCCACCCGCCGCGCAGGCCGAACCGTTGGACCTGGCCTTCGGGACCCCGGCCACGCAGAGCAGCACCGGCTACGGCGGCACCGCCGACCGCGCGGTCGACGACGGCACCAGCGGCGTCTTCTCCGGCAACTCCGTCAGCCACACCACCGAAGAAGCCCAGCCCTGGTGGCAGACCGACCTCGGCTCCGTGCGGGACACCCAGCGGGTGGTGGTCTGGAACCGCACCGACTGCTGCGCCGAGCGGCTCTCGGACTTCTGGGTGCTGACCGCGGACCGCCCGATCACCGCGAAGACCGTCGACGAGGCCCGCGCGCAGCCGGGGGTCGAGGCCCAGCACGTCGGCTCGCTCACCGGGCCGTCGGTCACGCTTGCCGTCAAGCGGCCCGCGCGCTACGTCCGGGTGCAGCTGGCCGGCACGGGTTACCTCTCCCTCGCCGAGGTGCAGGTGTTCGGGCGCGAGACGATCAGCCCGTCGCCGCAGGCCCAGCGCTGGGTGAAGCAGAACCCGTTCGGCCTGTTCCTGCACTACAACATGTCCACTTACGACAACGAGCAGTGGGCCGACCCGCAGGCACCGGAATCGGAGTTCGCGCCGACCGGGAAGGTCGACCCCGATCAGTGGGCGGCCGCGATGAAGTCGGCCGGCATGACGTTCGGCGTGCTCACCGCCAAGCACCACGACGGCTTCGCGCTCTGGGACACCGCGGCGTCCACGCACGACATCGCCGCCAGCCCGTACCGGCAGGACCTGGTGCGCCAGTACGTCGATGCCATGCACCGCAACGGTTTGAAGGTCGGCCTCTACTTCTCCATCTGGGACCGGCACAGCGGCGACAGCCTGCAGCTCGTCCAGCAGCAGCTCACCGAACTGCTCACCCATTACGGCACCGTGGACTACCTGTGGTTCGACGGCTGGGGCTGGCAGGTCCCGTACTCCGTCGTGCCGTACGCCCCGGTCCGCGACCTGATCCACCAGCTGTCGCCGGACACCGTGGTGGCCAACAACGACCACAACGGCACCCTGCAGACGAGCGACGTCGTCGTCTACGAAGTCCCGGTGCAGGGCACTCCGCCGGCCACCAATACCCGGCCCGTGGACGCCAGTGACACCCTGGACACGAACTCCACCTGGTTCCACACCACGGCCACCGGGGCGCCCCGGCCGGCGGCGGAGATCACCGACATCCTCAAGAAGGTCAACGCCGGCAACGGTCTCTACCTGCTCGACGCCGGACCGGACCTGGCCGGCCGGATCCCCCAGGACTACCTCGACCGGCTCCAGGAGATCGGCCGGTTGCGGAAGTCCTAG
- a CDS encoding glycoside hydrolase family 30 protein, protein MRRRHFLPLLGVAAVAVSTMMVPVAQAANEPVNIWLTTTSDSGGRTVTRGLQKQAPIAFSAGTGTGQQTITVNDNTTYQQFEGGGASFTDTAAWLMNSSGALSQTTRNDVMQKLFDPNSGIGLSFVRNPIGASDLARNSYTFDDMPAGQTDAGLAHFSIAHDQADVLPLTQQAKQLNPQLKLMASPWSAPPWMKDNDSYNLGWVQSQYYNAYAQYFVKYLQAYKNAGVPVDYVTVQNEPTCCDGYPSTNWNGSGLAYFTKNSLLPALHGAGLSTKVLALDWNWDQYQSFAAPTMDDAAIRTDPNFGGMAWHGYGGNVGQQTTVHNQYPNVNAYSTEHSGGTWVGNQQAEDMNNIVDYTRNWSRTVTKWSLAVDQNMGPHNGGCGTCTGFITVHNGDSRSGQVDYTVEYYTMGHLTKFVKPGAVRIDSNDNSTVRNVAWKNPDGSKALIAYNSSTSAQSVRVNWGGQSFTYSLPGHTSATFTW, encoded by the coding sequence ATGAGAAGACGACACTTCCTGCCGTTGCTCGGCGTCGCGGCCGTGGCTGTTTCGACGATGATGGTGCCGGTCGCGCAGGCGGCGAACGAGCCGGTGAACATCTGGCTGACCACGACCAGCGACTCCGGCGGCCGTACCGTGACGCGGGGCCTCCAGAAGCAGGCCCCGATCGCGTTCTCCGCCGGCACCGGGACCGGGCAGCAGACCATCACGGTCAACGACAACACCACCTACCAGCAGTTCGAGGGTGGCGGCGCGTCGTTCACCGACACCGCGGCGTGGCTGATGAACTCGTCCGGCGCGCTTTCGCAGACCACGCGCAACGACGTGATGCAGAAGCTGTTCGACCCCAACTCCGGGATCGGGCTGAGCTTCGTGCGCAACCCGATCGGCGCGTCCGACCTGGCGCGCAACAGCTACACCTTCGACGACATGCCCGCCGGGCAGACCGACGCCGGCCTCGCGCACTTCTCCATCGCGCACGACCAGGCCGACGTGCTGCCGCTGACCCAGCAGGCCAAGCAGCTGAACCCGCAGCTGAAGCTCATGGCGTCGCCGTGGAGCGCGCCGCCGTGGATGAAGGACAACGACAGCTACAACCTGGGCTGGGTCCAGTCCCAGTACTACAACGCGTACGCCCAGTACTTCGTGAAGTACCTGCAGGCGTACAAAAACGCCGGGGTGCCGGTCGACTACGTCACGGTGCAGAACGAGCCGACGTGCTGCGACGGCTACCCCTCCACCAACTGGAACGGCTCCGGCCTGGCCTACTTCACCAAGAACAGCCTGCTCCCGGCGTTGCACGGTGCGGGGCTGTCGACCAAGGTGCTGGCGCTGGACTGGAACTGGGACCAGTACCAGTCCTTCGCCGCTCCGACGATGGACGACGCCGCGATCCGCACCGATCCCAACTTCGGCGGCATGGCCTGGCACGGTTACGGCGGGAACGTCGGCCAGCAGACGACCGTGCACAACCAGTACCCGAACGTGAACGCCTACTCCACCGAGCACTCCGGCGGTACCTGGGTCGGCAACCAGCAGGCCGAGGACATGAACAACATCGTCGACTACACGCGGAACTGGAGCCGCACCGTCACCAAGTGGAGCCTCGCGGTGGACCAGAACATGGGCCCGCACAACGGCGGCTGCGGCACCTGCACCGGGTTCATCACCGTCCACAACGGAGACTCGCGCAGTGGCCAGGTCGACTACACCGTCGAGTACTACACCATGGGCCACCTGACGAAGTTCGTGAAGCCCGGCGCGGTCCGGATCGACTCGAACGACAACTCCACCGTCCGCAACGTCGCGTGGAAGAACCCCGACGGGTCCAAGGCGCTGATCGCCTACAACTCCAGCACCAGCGCCCAGAGCGTGCGGGTCAACTGGGGTGGGCAGTCCTTCACCTACAGCCTGCCCGGCCACACCTCGGCGACCTTCACCTGGTAG
- a CDS encoding dienelactone hydrolase family protein: protein MRTAKVDVPTEDGTADSYLAVPDGGPHPGVLLFPDAFGLRPRIEEMANRIAEAGYAVLVPNLLYRGGPAGDIDLAGLEDPEKRGAIFGKIMPLIQALDTAAITRDARAYLDFFAAQEGVDPGPVVITGYCMGGTNALRVIEAFPDRVKAIGSFHGGRLATDEPDSPHLSVGRITGEVYFGHADQDHAMTVEQIKTLESALDEAGVRYRSEVYEGAPHGYTMTDTAAYHEEGERRHWENLFALLERVNG from the coding sequence ATGCGCACTGCGAAGGTGGACGTCCCGACCGAGGACGGCACCGCCGACTCGTACCTGGCCGTGCCGGACGGCGGCCCGCACCCCGGGGTGCTGCTGTTCCCGGACGCGTTCGGGCTGCGCCCCCGGATCGAGGAGATGGCGAACCGGATCGCCGAGGCCGGGTACGCCGTGCTCGTGCCGAACCTGCTCTACCGCGGCGGCCCGGCGGGGGACATCGACCTGGCCGGCCTCGAGGACCCGGAGAAGCGCGGCGCGATCTTCGGGAAGATCATGCCGCTGATCCAGGCGCTCGACACCGCTGCGATCACCCGTGACGCGCGGGCCTACCTCGACTTCTTCGCCGCGCAGGAGGGTGTCGACCCGGGCCCGGTGGTGATCACCGGTTACTGCATGGGCGGCACCAACGCGCTGCGCGTGATCGAGGCGTTCCCGGACCGCGTGAAGGCGATCGGCAGCTTCCACGGCGGCCGGCTCGCCACCGACGAGCCCGACAGCCCGCACCTGAGCGTCGGCCGGATCACCGGCGAGGTGTACTTCGGCCACGCCGACCAGGACCACGCGATGACGGTCGAGCAGATCAAGACGCTGGAGTCCGCGCTGGACGAGGCCGGCGTGCGCTACCGCTCGGAGGTCTACGAGGGCGCGCCCCACGGTTACACCATGACCGACACGGCGGCGTACCACGAAGAGGGCGAGCGGCGGCACTGGGAGAACCTGTTCGCGCTGCTGGAGCGGGTCAACGGCTGA
- a CDS encoding discoidin domain-containing protein: MDRPLPVTVRPRSALALAVLLVLCWLAVPPAVRAAGLLPQETPLSQGKAATASSSEGASTPASAAVDGDAGTRWSSAFADPAHADPQWLQVDLGATASITQVTLNWESAYATAYEIQVSDDATNWHSVYRTTAGAGGVQTLAVGGSGRYVRMYGTHRVGGYGYSLWEFQVSGSFGGTTPAGPGVTKVTGSQGNWQLTVDGAPYVVKGLTWGPPVSEAAARMPELHEAGVNTVRTWGTDGTTKPLLDAAAANGLKVISGFWLQPGGGPGSGGCVDYLTDTNYKNTMLGEIQRWVTEYRGNAGVLMWNVGNESLLGMQNCYSGTQLEQERVAYAQFVEQAAQAIHAIDADHPVTSTDAWTGAWPYYKAYTPSLDLYSVNAYKQVCQVKQDWNAGGYTKPYIVTETGPAGEWEVPNDANGVPAEPTDVQKRDGYVNAWNCILAHPGVALGATLFHYGSEGDFGGVWFNITTGNEKRLSWYAVRKLYSGRTDGNTPPVISSMNLSRTTDVPAGGTFTLTAAVADPDGDPIAYTMGYNSKYINGAGGLIPAQFTGSGPFTVTAPSTLGVWKIYLYARDGHGNVGIETRSLRVVPPPVNGTNIARGAVTTASSYQADGPGAPYPPQAATDGDPATRWASDWSDPQWLQVDLGHSQSFDHVQLIWESAYGKAYEIQVSDDGTNWHSVYTTTTGDGGVDDLAISGTGRYVRMSATQRGTTYGYSLYEFGVYRT, translated from the coding sequence GTGGACCGACCGTTGCCCGTCACCGTGCGCCCCCGTTCCGCACTGGCGCTGGCCGTCCTGCTCGTCCTCTGCTGGCTCGCCGTCCCGCCCGCCGTGCGGGCCGCGGGCCTCCTGCCCCAGGAAACTCCGCTGTCCCAAGGGAAGGCGGCGACCGCGTCGTCCAGCGAAGGCGCAAGCACTCCCGCCTCCGCCGCGGTCGACGGAGACGCCGGCACCCGCTGGTCGAGCGCGTTCGCCGATCCCGCCCACGCCGATCCGCAGTGGCTGCAGGTCGACCTCGGCGCCACCGCTTCGATCACCCAGGTCACGCTGAACTGGGAATCGGCCTACGCCACGGCGTACGAGATCCAGGTCTCCGACGACGCCACGAATTGGCATTCGGTCTACCGCACCACCGCCGGCGCCGGGGGAGTGCAGACGCTGGCCGTCGGCGGCTCCGGCCGGTACGTCCGGATGTACGGCACCCACCGCGTCGGCGGGTACGGCTACTCGCTCTGGGAGTTCCAGGTCTCCGGCAGCTTCGGCGGCACGACGCCGGCCGGCCCGGGCGTCACGAAGGTGACCGGCTCGCAGGGCAACTGGCAGCTGACCGTCGACGGCGCCCCGTACGTGGTCAAGGGCCTCACCTGGGGCCCGCCGGTCAGCGAGGCCGCCGCGAGGATGCCGGAGCTGCACGAAGCCGGCGTGAACACCGTCCGCACCTGGGGCACCGACGGCACCACCAAGCCGCTGCTCGACGCCGCGGCGGCCAACGGCCTCAAGGTGATCAGCGGCTTCTGGCTGCAGCCCGGCGGCGGGCCGGGCAGCGGCGGCTGCGTCGACTACCTCACCGACACGAACTACAAGAACACCATGCTCGGCGAGATCCAGCGCTGGGTGACCGAGTACCGCGGCAACGCGGGTGTGCTGATGTGGAACGTCGGCAACGAGTCGCTCCTCGGCATGCAGAACTGCTACTCCGGCACCCAGCTGGAGCAGGAGCGCGTCGCCTACGCCCAGTTCGTCGAGCAGGCCGCGCAGGCGATCCACGCGATCGACGCGGACCACCCGGTCACCTCCACCGACGCGTGGACCGGGGCCTGGCCGTACTACAAGGCGTACACGCCGAGCCTGGACCTGTACTCGGTCAACGCCTACAAGCAGGTCTGCCAGGTGAAGCAGGACTGGAACGCCGGCGGTTACACCAAGCCCTACATCGTCACCGAGACCGGCCCGGCGGGTGAGTGGGAGGTGCCGAACGACGCGAACGGCGTGCCCGCGGAGCCCACCGACGTGCAGAAGCGCGACGGCTACGTGAACGCGTGGAACTGCATCCTCGCCCACCCCGGCGTGGCGCTGGGCGCGACGCTGTTCCACTACGGCAGCGAGGGCGACTTCGGCGGCGTGTGGTTCAACATCACCACCGGCAACGAGAAGCGGCTCTCCTGGTACGCCGTCCGCAAGCTCTACAGTGGACGGACCGATGGCAACACCCCGCCGGTGATCAGCTCGATGAACCTGAGCCGAACCACCGACGTGCCCGCGGGCGGCACCTTTACCCTGACCGCGGCCGTAGCCGATCCCGACGGGGACCCGATCGCCTACACCATGGGCTACAACAGCAAGTACATCAACGGCGCGGGCGGGCTGATCCCCGCGCAGTTCACCGGCAGCGGCCCGTTCACCGTCACCGCGCCGTCGACGCTCGGGGTGTGGAAGATCTACCTCTACGCCCGTGACGGCCACGGCAACGTCGGCATCGAGACCCGTTCCCTGCGGGTGGTCCCGCCGCCGGTGAACGGCACGAACATCGCGCGCGGCGCCGTCACCACCGCGTCGAGCTACCAGGCCGACGGCCCCGGCGCGCCGTACCCGCCGCAGGCCGCGACCGACGGTGACCCGGCAACGCGCTGGGCCAGCGACTGGAGCGACCCGCAGTGGCTCCAGGTGGACCTCGGCCACTCGCAGTCCTTCGACCACGTGCAGCTGATCTGGGAATCGGCCTACGGCAAGGCGTACGAGATCCAGGTCAGCGACGACGGTACGAACTGGCACAGCGTCTACACCACCACGACCGGCGACGGCGGCGTGGACGACCTGGCGATCAGCGGCACCGGGCGTTATGTCCGGATGTCCGCCACCCAACGCGGCACGACGTACGGCTACTCGCTCTACGAGTTCGGCGTCTACCGCACCTGA
- a CDS encoding DUF1996 domain-containing protein — MSSKLALLACAAAAALAAAFFTTPAGADDVVTHHEFQVNCSPSHHQPDDPIVYPGLPGASHDHTFLGNNTTNANTTTESLLAAGTGNTTCLAPDDLSAYWFPTVLNGDQVVLPNFAQVVYYKSGVLDYKSVKPFPQGLRYLAGNMNATQDEFQHAAGAIEGWECGESFHNWDIPVTCTPGSQLNIRYQAPSCWDGVHLDSADHRSHMAYPDPVSLTCPADHPVPVPMLEFKMAFPVSGDMSGVHLASGRGYSWHYDFFNAWDPETLAALVTHCINGGLQCDPRGFDVYKPDRGGVLGTNYRLPGRP; from the coding sequence TTGTCTTCGAAACTCGCGCTCCTCGCCTGCGCTGCCGCCGCGGCACTCGCCGCCGCGTTCTTCACCACCCCCGCCGGCGCGGACGACGTCGTGACCCACCACGAGTTCCAGGTCAACTGCTCGCCGAGCCACCACCAGCCCGACGACCCCATCGTGTACCCGGGCCTGCCCGGCGCCTCACACGACCACACCTTCCTGGGCAACAACACCACCAACGCGAACACCACCACGGAGTCGCTGCTCGCCGCGGGCACCGGCAACACCACCTGCCTCGCGCCGGACGACCTCTCCGCGTACTGGTTCCCGACCGTGCTCAACGGCGACCAGGTCGTGCTGCCGAACTTCGCTCAGGTCGTCTACTACAAGTCCGGTGTGCTGGACTACAAGAGCGTCAAGCCGTTCCCGCAGGGGCTGCGGTACCTCGCGGGCAACATGAACGCGACGCAGGACGAGTTCCAGCACGCGGCCGGCGCCATCGAGGGCTGGGAATGCGGGGAGAGCTTCCACAACTGGGACATCCCGGTGACCTGCACGCCCGGCAGCCAGCTCAACATCCGTTACCAGGCCCCCAGTTGCTGGGACGGCGTGCACCTGGACTCGGCCGACCACCGCAGCCACATGGCCTACCCGGACCCGGTTTCGCTGACCTGCCCGGCCGACCACCCGGTGCCGGTGCCGATGCTGGAGTTCAAGATGGCGTTCCCGGTCTCCGGTGACATGTCCGGCGTGCACCTGGCCAGCGGGCGCGGGTACTCGTGGCACTACGACTTCTTCAACGCCTGGGACCCGGAGACGCTCGCCGCGCTCGTCACCCACTGCATCAACGGTGGCCTGCAGTGCGACCCGCGCGGGTTCGACGTGTACAAGCCGGACCGCGGCGGCGTGCTCGGCACGAACTACCGGCTCCCCGGCCGGCCGTGA
- a CDS encoding DUF305 domain-containing protein gives MKGAVALVVVALLAAGCATTTAAAPTAVPSVAAASATAFNQTDVAWIELTVPMTENAVAALDLAASHGAATAVTGQLLDGQRKLLDRLQTVRTRAGLPDVNIHSGHRLPGLITEADLVALRDAHGEDFSRRLLPLVGAHLAQLIVLSRGEQQSGAEPSTRALAGDITKAAQEQQGLVRG, from the coding sequence GTGAAAGGCGCCGTCGCGCTCGTGGTGGTGGCGCTGCTCGCCGCCGGCTGCGCCACCACCACCGCGGCGGCCCCGACCGCCGTCCCCTCGGTCGCTGCCGCGTCCGCGACCGCGTTCAACCAGACCGACGTCGCGTGGATCGAGCTGACCGTCCCGATGACGGAGAACGCCGTGGCCGCGCTGGACCTCGCCGCCTCCCACGGCGCCGCGACCGCCGTCACCGGGCAGCTGCTGGACGGGCAGCGCAAGCTGCTGGACCGGCTGCAAACGGTGCGCACGCGGGCGGGACTGCCCGACGTGAACATCCACAGTGGACACCGGCTGCCGGGCCTGATCACCGAGGCCGACCTGGTGGCGTTGCGCGACGCGCACGGCGAGGACTTCAGCCGCCGCTTGCTGCCGCTGGTCGGCGCCCACCTGGCCCAGCTCATCGTGCTCTCCCGCGGCGAGCAGCAGTCCGGCGCCGAACCGTCGACCCGCGCGCTGGCCGGCGACATCACGAAGGCGGCCCAGGAGCAACAGGGTCTGGTACGCGGCTGA
- a CDS encoding LacI family DNA-binding transcriptional regulator, translating to MTTQQPPTLEDVARVAGVSRATVSRVVNGVRNVDPRLRETVERAIAETGYVPNQAARSLVNRRTATVAVVVSEPARHVGQEEFGGGVFGDPFFGRVLDGALAELRPHGLHPLLMVVDSDDEREKLVGKLRQENVGGVLMISLHGTDPLPRMLTAAGMPTAVFARPTRPAPVCWVDVAHQDGARLAADRLVARGCRHVATIAGPADTAAGQDRLAGFRDAMARHGHAYVAVAEANFTQLGGEQAMERLLAEEPGLDGLFVANDLMAYGALSVLRDRGRRVPDDVAVIGFDDSPAALTCRPRLTTVRQPVEDMGAAMVRMVLDRMADPDLRAVSRVFDPVLVVRDSG from the coding sequence GTGACCACGCAGCAGCCACCGACGTTGGAGGACGTGGCGCGCGTGGCCGGCGTCTCGCGCGCCACCGTTTCGCGAGTGGTGAACGGGGTGCGCAACGTCGACCCGCGGCTGCGGGAGACGGTGGAGCGCGCCATCGCCGAGACCGGGTACGTGCCGAACCAGGCCGCGCGGTCGCTGGTGAACCGCCGGACGGCGACGGTCGCGGTGGTCGTCTCCGAGCCCGCGCGGCACGTCGGCCAGGAAGAGTTCGGCGGCGGGGTGTTCGGCGACCCGTTTTTCGGCCGGGTGCTCGACGGCGCGCTCGCCGAGCTGCGCCCGCACGGCCTGCACCCGCTGCTGATGGTCGTCGACAGCGACGACGAGCGGGAGAAGCTCGTCGGCAAGCTGCGGCAGGAGAACGTCGGCGGGGTGCTGATGATCTCCTTGCACGGCACCGATCCGCTGCCCCGGATGCTCACCGCGGCGGGCATGCCCACGGCCGTGTTCGCCCGGCCGACGCGGCCCGCGCCGGTGTGCTGGGTCGACGTCGCGCACCAGGACGGCGCGCGCCTCGCGGCCGACCGCCTGGTCGCCCGCGGCTGCCGGCACGTGGCGACGATCGCGGGCCCGGCCGACACCGCCGCGGGCCAGGACCGGCTGGCCGGCTTCCGCGACGCGATGGCGCGGCACGGGCACGCCTACGTCGCCGTCGCCGAGGCCAACTTCACCCAGCTCGGCGGCGAGCAGGCGATGGAACGGCTGCTCGCCGAGGAACCCGGGCTGGACGGGCTGTTCGTCGCCAACGACCTGATGGCCTACGGCGCCCTGTCGGTGCTGCGCGACCGCGGCCGCCGCGTCCCGGACGACGTCGCGGTGATCGGCTTCGACGACAGCCCGGCCGCGCTCACCTGCCGCCCCCGGCTGACCACCGTCCGCCAGCCGGTCGAGGACATGGGCGCGGCGATGGTGCGGATGGTCCTCGACCGGATGGCGGACCCGGACCTGCGCGCGGTGTCCCGCGTGTTCGACCCGGTACTGGTGGTCCGAGACTCGGGCTGA